The following are encoded in a window of Deinococcus aerolatus genomic DNA:
- a CDS encoding L-threonylcarbamoyladenylate synthase: MTESLTSVSENPAAAAVDRAWSVLQDGGIVAYPSETVWGLAALPGHPVAVGRLYAVKGRQAHRPVQVSCQDARAALELAQPSAALTALSALWPGPLTLVTPALPGLASTLAPGGLVGLRVPSHPLALALLRRSGGRLLTTSCNPSGQPPALTSAQAQAMALADYVLAAETTGKPDEEPIGGQASTVVELPGGTLLRSGPLDEAVAALLAGVRAGQPHD, from the coding sequence ATGACTGAATCCCTGACCTCTGTTTCTGAAAATCCCGCTGCTGCAGCTGTCGACCGGGCCTGGTCGGTCCTGCAGGACGGCGGCATCGTGGCCTATCCCAGCGAGACGGTCTGGGGCCTGGCGGCCCTGCCCGGTCACCCGGTGGCCGTGGGGCGGTTGTACGCGGTCAAGGGCCGCCAGGCCCACCGGCCAGTGCAGGTGTCGTGTCAGGACGCCCGTGCCGCGCTGGAGCTGGCCCAGCCGAGCGCCGCCCTCACGGCGTTGTCGGCACTGTGGCCCGGCCCGCTGACGCTGGTGACCCCGGCCCTGCCGGGTCTGGCCTCCACGCTGGCCCCTGGCGGGCTGGTGGGTCTGCGCGTGCCGTCGCACCCGCTGGCGCTGGCGCTGCTGCGGCGCAGTGGGGGGCGGCTGCTGACCACGAGCTGCAACCCCAGCGGGCAGCCTCCCGCCCTGACGTCGGCCCAGGCGCAGGCCATGGCGCTGGCGGACTACGTGTTGGCTGCGGAGACGACCGGGAAGCCGGACGAGGAACCGATTGGCGGGCAGGCCAGCACCGTGGTCGAACTGCCGGGGGGCACCCTGCTGCGCTCCGGCCCGCTGGACGAGGCGGTGGCCGCGCTACTGGCCGGGGTGCGGGCCGGGCAGCCGCATGACTGA
- a CDS encoding type II secretion system F family protein, which yields MAVFEYRARDRSGKVLKSQMEAETSAQVRDVLRAKNLMVVEIKAPKSGLNADIKIPFLDDRPPSLKQVSIFSKQLATLINAGVPLVQSLAVLQGQIEHKGFQKTVKNLRSDVEAGTPLSEAIAKYPKVFNRLYINLVRAGETSGTLDSVLERIADFQEKELALRGKIKSALTYPVVVLVFAILITYFLLTTIVPQFAGILTQLNAPLPFITRMLMAVSDFLKNSAWLIVVFGVIATFAYRWVYKTPKGRVVIDDIKLKLPVFGNLTQKSAIASFARTFGLLISSGVNIIEALEITKGTADNAIVEDTIENAKNVVMVGEQMSSSLATSKVFPPMVVSMISIGEETGALDSMLIKVGDFYDREVDEAVDSMTAAIEPIMIVFLGGIVGTIVAGMFLPMFSIIGTLSQ from the coding sequence ATGGCCGTCTTCGAATACCGCGCGCGCGACCGCTCTGGCAAAGTGCTCAAATCCCAGATGGAGGCCGAGACGTCGGCCCAGGTCCGCGACGTGCTGCGCGCCAAGAACCTGATGGTCGTCGAGATCAAGGCCCCCAAGAGCGGTCTGAATGCCGACATCAAGATCCCCTTTCTGGACGACCGTCCGCCCAGCCTCAAACAGGTTTCGATCTTCAGCAAACAGCTGGCCACGCTGATCAATGCGGGCGTGCCGCTGGTGCAGTCGCTGGCCGTCCTGCAGGGCCAGATCGAGCACAAGGGTTTTCAGAAGACCGTCAAGAACCTGCGCAGCGATGTGGAGGCGGGAACGCCGCTGAGCGAGGCCATCGCCAAATACCCCAAGGTCTTCAACCGCCTGTACATCAATCTGGTGCGGGCCGGTGAAACGAGCGGCACCCTGGATTCGGTGCTGGAACGCATCGCCGATTTTCAGGAAAAGGAGCTGGCCCTGCGCGGCAAGATCAAGAGCGCCCTGACCTATCCGGTGGTGGTGCTGGTCTTCGCCATTCTCATCACCTACTTCCTGCTCACCACCATCGTGCCGCAGTTTGCGGGAATCCTGACGCAGCTCAACGCGCCGCTGCCCTTCATCACCAGGATGCTGATGGCGGTCTCGGACTTCCTGAAGAACTCGGCATGGTTAATCGTGGTGTTCGGGGTGATTGCGACCTTTGCGTACCGCTGGGTATACAAGACACCCAAAGGCCGCGTTGTGATCGACGACATCAAGCTCAAGCTGCCGGTCTTCGGCAACCTGACCCAGAAAAGCGCCATCGCGTCGTTCGCCCGCACCTTTGGCCTGCTGATCAGTAGCGGTGTGAACATCATAGAGGCGCTGGAAATCACCAAGGGCACGGCCGACAACGCCATCGTCGAGGACACCATCGAGAACGCCAAGAACGTCGTCATGGTGGGGGAACAGATGAGTTCGAGCCTGGCCACCAGCAAGGTCTTTCCGCCCATGGTGGTCAGCATGATCTCGATTGGCGAGGAAACCGGCGCTCTGGACTCTATGCTGATCAAGGTGGGCGATTTCTATGACCGTGAAGTGGACGAGGCTGTCGACAGCATGACAGCGGCCATTGAGCCGATCATGATCGTCTTCCTCGGCGGCATCGTGGGCACCATCGTGGCGGGGATGTTCCTGCCGATGTTCAGCATTATTGGGACGCTCAGCCAGTAA
- the rplQ gene encoding 50S ribosomal protein L17, producing MRHGKAGRKLNRNSSARTALARAQATALLREGRIQTTLTKAKELRPYVEKLITTAKGGDLHARRLVARDIHDNDVVRKMMDEVAPKYAERPGGYTRILRIGTRRGDGVTMALIELV from the coding sequence ATGCGCCACGGTAAAGCCGGACGCAAGCTCAACCGCAACAGCAGTGCCCGTACCGCCCTGGCCCGTGCCCAGGCGACGGCGCTGCTGCGCGAGGGCCGCATCCAGACGACCCTCACGAAGGCCAAAGAGCTGCGCCCCTACGTTGAGAAACTGATCACCACCGCCAAGGGCGGCGACCTGCACGCCCGCCGTCTGGTGGCCCGCGACATCCATGACAACGACGTTGTCCGCAAGATGATGGATGAAGTGGCCCCCAAGTACGCCGAGCGTCCCGGCGGCTACACCCGCATCCTGCGCATCGGCACCCGCCGCGGCGACGGCGTGACGATGGCCCTGATCGAACTGGTCTGA